A segment of the Neochlamydia sp. S13 genome:
CTGCAAAGTGACTAAAGCCGAGTTAAGATTTTTTTCTCCATATAAGTGGGTCGCATGAATCAAAACACCTTCTATAGGCTCCAAATATTGGCTATAAATGATGCTACAAAAAAATAAGGCGTTTACAAGCACTACGCTACTCACCAGAAGTTTTAGCCCTACATAATTTTTCCATACCAATAAAGAGGCCAGGCTACATAAAAGAAAAGTAAAGACACATAAAATTTCTAGACGCTCGGGTAAAGAAAAATAAAAGTGAAAGAAAAAAAATTTTTTAAATGAAGAAGGTGACTGAGTAGGAGGGATCTTCAACTTAGCAAGCGTTTCTTTTAATTTAAACTCAACCTCAAGATCGCGTGGCCTTAAACGCTTAGCCTGATAGAAATAAAAAGCCGCCCAGGGATATTGCTCAAGATTATAATAGGTTTCGGCCAAGTTACTATACAGGGCACCATTGCCCTGCAGAGGGCAATAAAGCTTATCCAAAGAATGATAAATCATCAGTAATCTGTTGAGGGCTTGGCGGCGATGAAAAAAATTGTTAGATTGCGCAGCTTCTTGATAGGCTGCACGCGCTTGCTCTAAGAGGGGTACGGAAGGATTGGAAAAAGAAAAGATGAAAAAATTTAAGAGAGCATATCCCGCTGCTAGGCTTACCAAAACATACAAATAAACAGTTTTATTAACCATACTTAATCTCTTGGAGTTTTTTGTACAACCGCTGACATTCTTCTAAAGCTTGGAAATAGAGCTTTTCATCTGACCCTGCGCCACTATAACGCTGAAAATCTATAGACAACAGCAAAGCACGTACTTCGCCCGCAACCCCCTCCAAAGGCAGATCTACTCCTAGAGCTTCTTGGTGATTAATTAGGCCGCATTCAAATAATTGCTGGATTAACAATCGATGAAGCAATTCAAAAAAGAGAGGAGAATTTTGAGGAGCCTTCAACATTTCTTTATATATGCATAGGCTCGTTTTCTTTTTTACTTTCCTTCCTTGAATTTTCCATGAGATTTGTAATTTATATTGCAGCCCTACTACACCTAAACTTAAAGGAATTAACCCTATTACCCACCAAGAACCCAAAATTTTATTCTTTAAATCTGCAAGTCCTAAAGATCGCATGGCATAAAAAGCTAAAGGAGGCAGAGGCTGATAGCTTTTTATCCATTCTGCTAACGTCTCCTGGCTTTGAAAGTTTATAGGGGGAGAAGAGACCCGATCAGTAGGTAAAATATGCTGGCTAGGAGAAATAGTAAGAGCAATAGGAGGGCTATGCAAAATTTTATATTTCTCGCTTTTAGGATCAAAATAAGAAAATTGAATAGAAGGTAGACTTTTAATATCTGTAGAGAGAGGATAAAGCTTTATCTCAAAATTTTTGCTATGATCTTCTTTTCTACCTACCGCAGGAAGGTCATTTTCTTTAAAAAGGCCACTAAAGCCTGGTTGGCAGCAAATTTCAGGAAGAGAAACGCTATCCCAATTCGAGGTTTTGCCTTTAATGCTTACCCTCACAAACACAGGATCTCCCTCGTTAAGGGTTGCCGCACTCAGTAAGTTTATATCCATCGTAAATTCTCCAAAAGCTCCATTAAAAGAAGCTGGCTGATCTTCTAATGGAAAAGGTTTTACGATTAGTTTAACAATGGGCGCCTGAGAGCTAAGATGAGTGGCTGTAAACTGTTTATTGCCTCTAGCATCTTCCACATATACCACTCCTTCGATCCTAGAAGGCCCCCAAGCATATTCTCCAGGTTTAATCGCTTGAACTTGCTGAGAAATTTCAAAAAAGCTTAAATCTTTTTCTGTCCAGGTGCGGATATCAGGACGGCCTACTTTCTGCAACCCTTCAGCTTCCAACATAGGCAATACTTCTTTTAAAAGAGCGATATTGCCTTTATATATATAGCGATAAACTAATTTTGTTTCTTGGCCTGGATATAATTCTTTAAGACCTTCGCTATAAGCCTGCAGTTGAAGAGTAGACTTAAGGTTTTCATCCGATGATACTAAAGGAGAGGCAAGAGGAGCTTGAATTTCATAAGTAATAGGCAAAGTTTTAAAGGTTTTCCCATCCACTTTTAAAGATAAAGAAGAAAGTGTGTAAGTTCCTTGATTTTGAGGAGGCAGAGTAAATTGATAAATACTGACGGTTAATGGACTGTCGGGAGAGATTTTTACACTTCGTAGCAAATCAATCTTTAAAAATCGATCGTTTAAAAGGGCACTTGATTCCTCTACTTTCTGATCGCTATTATGCGTAACTTCTAATGTGCCTTTTAAGGGCCACCCTTGATGCAAAGTAGCTGGATCAAGAAAAGCACTTACAGAGATATTTGCTAAGACCGAAGATTGAATCAAGATAAACCCTAAAAAACCTAGAATCCACTTCAGTTCCAAACGATAAAAAAGAAAAGCTACCATGGCTTTAAACCTTCTTTGATGAGAGCAGGTTGAGAAGGCAATGGTTGATCTTGCGTATTCATCTGCTGGATCAAACGTGCCATCTCTTCAAAAGATGATTGAAAAAGCTGAAGAGATGAAGTTTGTAAAGTGG
Coding sequences within it:
- a CDS encoding BatD family protein encodes the protein MVAFLFYRLELKWILGFLGFILIQSSVLANISVSAFLDPATLHQGWPLKGTLEVTHNSDQKVEESSALLNDRFLKIDLLRSVKISPDSPLTVSIYQFTLPPQNQGTYTLSSLSLKVDGKTFKTLPITYEIQAPLASPLVSSDENLKSTLQLQAYSEGLKELYPGQETKLVYRYIYKGNIALLKEVLPMLEAEGLQKVGRPDIRTWTEKDLSFFEISQQVQAIKPGEYAWGPSRIEGVVYVEDARGNKQFTATHLSSQAPIVKLIVKPFPLEDQPASFNGAFGEFTMDINLLSAATLNEGDPVFVRVSIKGKTSNWDSVSLPEICCQPGFSGLFKENDLPAVGRKEDHSKNFEIKLYPLSTDIKSLPSIQFSYFDPKSEKYKILHSPPIALTISPSQHILPTDRVSSPPINFQSQETLAEWIKSYQPLPPLAFYAMRSLGLADLKNKILGSWWVIGLIPLSLGVVGLQYKLQISWKIQGRKVKKKTSLCIYKEMLKAPQNSPLFFELLHRLLIQQLFECGLINHQEALGVDLPLEGVAGEVRALLLSIDFQRYSGAGSDEKLYFQALEECQRLYKKLQEIKYG